In the Pseudomonas sp. DTU_2021_1001937_2_SI_NGA_ILE_001 genome, one interval contains:
- a CDS encoding GntR family transcriptional regulator: MNACHEALHSTADASVDRKAALVDALRQRILNMDLAPGQALDELQLGLEFGLSRPPVRELLRQLAIEGYVELAANRAPQVAPMAHESLCGFFRAAPLIYSATTQLAASHASTAEIAGLRTIQERFRRAIAEHDVDGRVLHNDAFHLEIGRMAHNDYLLPSLRRLLIDHARLGRTFYRHPSTPDMQRDLQLACEQHDQMIEAIEQRDPQRAAEVVREHFELSRRRMAEYVTPPFDPPGRGG; this comes from the coding sequence ATGAATGCCTGTCACGAAGCGCTTCACAGCACTGCAGACGCGTCCGTCGATCGCAAGGCGGCACTCGTCGATGCCCTGCGCCAGCGCATCCTCAATATGGATCTGGCGCCGGGGCAGGCCCTCGACGAACTGCAGCTGGGCCTGGAGTTCGGCCTGTCCCGTCCGCCGGTGCGTGAACTGCTGCGTCAGCTGGCCATCGAGGGTTATGTCGAGCTGGCCGCCAACCGCGCGCCGCAGGTTGCACCCATGGCCCACGAGTCGCTGTGCGGGTTCTTTCGTGCCGCGCCGCTGATTTACAGCGCCACGACGCAACTGGCCGCCAGCCATGCCAGCACCGCCGAGATCGCCGGCCTGAGGACCATTCAGGAACGCTTTCGCCGCGCCATCGCCGAGCACGACGTCGATGGTCGAGTGCTGCACAACGATGCCTTTCATCTGGAGATCGGTCGCATGGCGCACAACGACTACCTGTTGCCCAGCCTGCGCCGCCTGCTCATCGACCACGCGCGGCTGGGACGCACCTTCTATCGCCATCCCAGCACGCCCGACATGCAGCGCGACCTTCAGTTGGCCTGTGAGCAGCACGACCAGATGATCGAGGCCATCGAGCAACGCGACCCACAGCGCGCCGCCGAGGTGGTACGCGAGCACTTCGAACTGTCGCGGCGGCGTATGGCCGAGTACGTCACGCCACCCTTCGATCCGCCGGGGCGCGGCGGCTGA
- a CDS encoding FAD-binding oxidoreductase, which yields MTKVTHLPADDAICGWYHLSRPRQPQPAHYGHSSARWVVVGAGFTGLAAARQLALNFPDDSIVLVEAQEVGLGTSGRNAGFAIDLPHDIGADDYIGDLDTANINMKLNLTGQSILRQLVEQHGIDCQMKACGKYQAAVEDRGIAVLDAYRRGLDKLGQPYEVIDGADLPEHIGTHFYRKALFTPGTVLIQPSALVKGLADSLPSNVTLYEHTPITDVEYGDKVVLRHANGSITADRLVLTNNAFGMSFGFLKGRMLPVFTYASISRVLTEEEQQRLGGKPFWGVIPADTFGTTVRRTPDNRLLIRNSFSFNPDGRSNPKYLKRFVERHRRSFAARFPMLPQVDFEYTWGGALALSRNHMGHFGQLAPNIYGALCCNGLGITRGTVTGTLLADWLAGKRNDMTDFLLGSPAPNRNPPQPFLSLGVNANLMWGQYRAGKES from the coding sequence ATGACGAAAGTAACCCACCTGCCCGCCGACGACGCCATCTGTGGCTGGTACCACCTCAGCCGTCCACGGCAGCCTCAGCCCGCTCACTACGGGCACAGTTCCGCGCGCTGGGTGGTGGTCGGTGCCGGCTTCACCGGCCTGGCGGCGGCACGCCAGCTGGCGCTGAACTTTCCGGATGACTCGATCGTGCTGGTCGAGGCCCAGGAGGTCGGCCTGGGGACTTCCGGGCGCAATGCGGGCTTTGCCATCGACCTGCCCCACGACATCGGTGCCGACGACTACATCGGCGACCTGGACACCGCGAACATCAACATGAAGCTCAACCTCACCGGCCAGTCCATCCTGCGCCAGCTGGTGGAGCAGCATGGCATCGATTGCCAGATGAAGGCCTGCGGCAAGTACCAGGCGGCGGTGGAAGACCGGGGCATCGCGGTGCTGGACGCCTATCGACGCGGGCTCGACAAACTCGGCCAGCCTTACGAGGTGATCGACGGCGCAGACCTGCCGGAGCACATCGGTACGCATTTCTACCGCAAGGCGCTGTTCACCCCGGGCACGGTGCTGATCCAGCCGTCGGCGCTGGTCAAGGGACTGGCCGACAGCCTGCCGAGCAACGTCACCCTCTACGAACACACGCCGATCACCGACGTGGAATACGGCGACAAGGTTGTCCTGCGCCACGCCAACGGCAGCATTACCGCCGACCGCCTGGTCCTGACCAACAACGCCTTCGGCATGAGCTTCGGTTTCCTCAAGGGGCGCATGCTGCCGGTGTTCACCTACGCCAGCATCAGCCGCGTGCTGACCGAAGAAGAACAGCAGCGCCTGGGTGGCAAGCCCTTCTGGGGGGTGATCCCGGCCGACACCTTCGGCACCACGGTGCGACGCACACCTGACAACCGCCTGCTGATCCGCAACAGCTTCAGCTTCAACCCCGACGGGCGTAGCAATCCCAAGTACCTGAAGCGTTTCGTGGAGCGCCATCGGCGCTCGTTCGCCGCACGTTTTCCGATGCTGCCGCAGGTCGACTTCGAATACACCTGGGGCGGAGCCCTGGCGCTGTCGCGCAACCACATGGGGCACTTCGGGCAACTGGCGCCGAACATTTACGGCGCGCTGTGCTGTAACGGCCTGGGCATCACCCGCGGCACCGTGACCGGCACCCTGCTGGCCGACTGGCTGGCCGGCAAGCGCAACGACATGACCGATTTCCTGCTGGGTTCGCCAGCGCCGAATCGCAACCCACCGCAACCGTTCCTGTCGCTGGGCGTGAACGCCAACCTGATGTGGGGGCAATACCGCGCCGGCAAGGAGAGCTGA
- a CDS encoding MFS transporter — translation MTTFHTSIEDVPLNAFHKRLTIRSGGGSFVDGYVLSIIGVCMLQMTAALGLSTFWQGMIAASALIGIFFGGFLGGWLTDRFGRKRIFFVGPTLFVLASVTQLWVESAVVLFFLRFMIGVAVGIEYPVATSLLVEFLPKKYRGPRLATLTILWFAGAACAYLSGDFILRHGGEDGWRLVLASSAVIGAALFLIRLGTPESPRWLLGKGRAAEAEAVIKQVYGLGFSLRNLPEQPEEKKLSVLSLLHSGYGKRMLFVAMFWACSVIPVFAVYAFAPTVLAALNLKGDWASLGSIAITFLFVIGCIVATNLINGMGRRSMLIYSFLLSGLALLGLAAFHDASEMLVLTLFGAYALFIGGAQVLQLVYPNELFPTEIRACAVGVGTSLSRVGAAIGTWLVPMTLDSYGIGFTMYAAAAVTLVGLLFSLALAPETRSLNLQQASSLT, via the coding sequence ATGACAACGTTCCACACCTCTATCGAGGATGTTCCTCTCAATGCATTCCACAAGCGCCTGACCATTCGCTCGGGCGGTGGCTCGTTCGTGGACGGCTACGTGCTGAGCATCATTGGCGTGTGCATGCTGCAGATGACCGCCGCACTGGGGCTGAGCACCTTCTGGCAGGGCATGATCGCCGCTTCGGCACTGATCGGCATCTTCTTCGGTGGCTTCCTCGGCGGCTGGCTGACCGACCGTTTCGGCCGCAAGCGGATCTTTTTCGTCGGCCCGACCCTGTTCGTGCTCGCCTCGGTGACCCAGCTGTGGGTGGAGTCTGCCGTGGTGCTGTTCTTCCTGCGCTTCATGATCGGCGTCGCAGTGGGTATCGAGTACCCGGTCGCCACCTCGCTGCTGGTGGAGTTTCTGCCCAAGAAATACCGTGGTCCACGCCTGGCGACCCTGACCATCCTGTGGTTCGCCGGTGCGGCCTGCGCCTATCTGTCGGGTGATTTCATCCTGCGCCATGGCGGCGAAGACGGCTGGCGCCTGGTGCTGGCCAGCTCGGCGGTCATCGGCGCGGCCCTGTTCCTGATCCGCCTCGGGACGCCCGAGTCGCCCCGCTGGCTGCTCGGCAAGGGCCGTGCAGCCGAGGCCGAGGCTGTCATCAAGCAGGTGTATGGCCTTGGCTTCTCGTTGCGCAATCTGCCCGAGCAGCCCGAAGAGAAAAAACTCTCGGTGCTCAGCCTGCTGCACTCGGGCTACGGCAAGCGCATGCTGTTCGTCGCCATGTTCTGGGCCTGTTCGGTGATCCCGGTGTTCGCCGTCTACGCCTTCGCCCCGACGGTGCTGGCCGCGCTGAACCTCAAGGGCGACTGGGCGTCGCTTGGCTCGATCGCCATCACGTTCCTGTTCGTGATCGGCTGCATCGTTGCCACCAACCTGATCAACGGCATGGGTCGGCGCAGCATGCTGATCTACAGCTTCCTGCTCTCCGGGCTGGCGCTGCTGGGCCTGGCCGCGTTCCACGACGCCTCCGAAATGCTGGTGCTGACCCTGTTCGGCGCCTATGCGCTGTTCATTGGCGGCGCCCAGGTGCTGCAACTGGTCTACCCCAACGAACTGTTCCCCACCGAGATTCGCGCCTGCGCCGTCGGCGTCGGGACTTCGCTGTCGCGCGTCGGTGCGGCCATCGGCACCTGGCTGGTACCCATGACCCTGGACAGCTACGGCATCGGTTTCACCATGTACGCCGCCGCCGCCGTGACCCTGGTCGGCCTGCTGTTCTCCCTGGCGCTGGCGCCGGAAACCCGCTCGCTCAACCTGCAGCAGGCGTCCTCGCTTACCTGA